Proteins from a single region of Mycoplasma leachii PG50:
- a CDS encoding type II toxin-antitoxin system RelB/DinJ family antitoxin, which yields MKMSFNIKINKNLKQQAETIFKQFGLTPTQAITLFFKATIKQNHLPFELEFNEDTLQTIKEAEEL from the coding sequence ATGAAAATGAGTTTTAATATAAAGATTAATAAAAATCTAAAACAGCAAGCTGAAACTATATTTAAACAATTTGGTTTAACTCCAACTCAAGCGATAACTTTATTTTTTAAAGCTACAATTAAACAAAATCATTTGCCTTTTGAACTAGAATTTAATGAAGATACATTACAAACTATTAAAGAAGCTGAAGAACTTTAA
- the oppD gene encoding oligopeptide ABC transporter ATP-binding protein OppD, whose translation MKNVILSIKDLVVKFRVRSKVLTSIRNISFDIYDGETVAIVGESGSGKSVLTKTLTNMLESNGYIANGSIMYYPNKATRENESAVFKKDTDLVEFHKNSLESESRKGIKKYNNKKIKDALAVIEELKESTIESLNLKIDELQQQADLLKKYEFTNSTKKLVKRNEYLEQIKQLREQIEWKKDPKKLDFEIQQLEKTIQTVKKEIYNFKTVNIYKKFRYFQIINLINKVNNNQLEDINKLEPHIKWLDEIEYKNNFESLALEILYDIKSNQTKKLDQEKLETLKELWDFIKRFNFWIKRSTDKNLQHLRGGTIATIFQDPMTSLNPLLSVGYQISEVLRNHSKLNRAEAKVEAINLMKRVGIPNAEKRYKDLPGKYSGGMRQRVVIAIALACRPKILICDEPTTALDVTIQAQILDLIKELKEEYKFTVIFITHDLGVVANIADRVAVMYAGQIIEYGTTQDVFFNSKHPYTWALLSSLPQLGTKGEELYSISGTPPSLFKEIKADAFAPRNTFALAVDYKYEPPMFKISDTHYAKTWLLDPRAPKIKRPKQLNNLKKAVSDSKVGE comes from the coding sequence ATGAAAAACGTTATCTTATCAATTAAAGACTTAGTAGTAAAATTTCGTGTCCGTTCTAAAGTTTTAACTTCTATTAGAAATATTAGTTTTGATATTTATGATGGTGAAACTGTTGCTATAGTTGGTGAATCTGGATCAGGGAAATCAGTATTAACTAAAACTTTAACTAATATGTTAGAGTCAAATGGTTATATTGCTAATGGATCAATTATGTATTATCCAAATAAAGCTACTAGAGAAAATGAATCAGCTGTTTTTAAAAAAGATACTGATTTAGTTGAGTTTCATAAAAATTCTTTAGAAAGTGAATCTAGAAAAGGAATTAAAAAATACAATAATAAAAAAATTAAAGATGCTTTAGCTGTTATTGAAGAATTAAAAGAATCAACTATTGAATCTTTAAATTTAAAAATTGATGAATTGCAACAACAAGCAGATTTATTAAAAAAATACGAATTTACTAATAGTACAAAAAAACTAGTTAAAAGAAATGAGTATTTAGAACAAATTAAACAATTAAGAGAACAAATTGAATGAAAAAAAGATCCTAAGAAATTAGACTTTGAAATTCAACAACTAGAAAAAACTATTCAAACTGTTAAAAAAGAAATTTACAATTTTAAAACAGTTAATATTTATAAAAAATTTAGATATTTTCAAATTATTAATTTAATTAATAAAGTTAATAATAATCAACTAGAAGATATAAATAAATTAGAACCACATATTAAGTGATTAGATGAAATCGAATATAAAAATAATTTTGAAAGCTTAGCTTTAGAAATTTTATATGATATTAAATCTAATCAAACTAAAAAACTAGATCAAGAAAAACTAGAAACTTTAAAAGAGTTATGAGATTTTATTAAACGTTTTAATTTTTGAATTAAAAGAAGTACTGATAAAAATCTACAACATTTACGTGGTGGAACTATTGCTACAATTTTTCAAGATCCTATGACTTCTTTAAACCCTTTATTAAGTGTTGGTTATCAAATTAGTGAAGTTTTAAGAAATCATAGTAAATTAAATAGAGCTGAAGCTAAAGTTGAAGCTATTAATTTAATGAAAAGAGTAGGAATACCTAATGCTGAAAAGCGTTATAAAGATTTACCTGGTAAATATTCAGGTGGGATGAGACAAAGAGTTGTTATTGCTATTGCTTTAGCATGTAGACCTAAGATTTTAATTTGTGATGAGCCAACAACTGCACTTGATGTAACTATTCAAGCTCAAATTCTAGATCTAATTAAAGAATTAAAAGAAGAATATAAATTTACAGTAATTTTTATTACTCACGATTTAGGAGTTGTTGCAAATATTGCTGATAGAGTTGCTGTTATGTATGCTGGTCAAATTATTGAATATGGAACTACACAAGATGTATTCTTTAATTCAAAACACCCATACACTTGAGCATTATTATCATCACTTCCACAATTAGGAACTAAAGGTGAAGAATTATATTCAATTAGTGGTACTCCACCTTCATTATTTAAAGAAATTAAAGCTGATGCATTTGCACCAAGAAACACATTTGCTTTAGCAGTTGATTATAAATATGAACCACCAATGTTTAAAATATCAGATACTCACTATGCAAAAACTTGATTATTAGATCCACGTGCTCCAAAAATTAAACGTCCAAAACAGTTAAATAATCTAAAAAAAGCTGTTTCAGATTCAAAGGTTGGTGAATAA
- a CDS encoding ATP-binding protein, which produces MKNMIIPRDFYLNQLLDKKDNGRVKVITGIRRCGKSELLFTLYKDYLLSTGVKKKQIIALQLDGDENIKYRDPLALGSYIRKQIKSKSKRYYVFIDEIQFCYAVFNPYIKETEPSITFIDTVLGLMKIPNIDLYITGSNSKMLSSEILTQFSDRGDQIHVQPFSFSEIYHLFDNTQDALTHYLNYGGMPEIYKLKTEEQKVQHLKQLFKTTYIRDVLLKYDIKNEEQILDKLLDFVSSVVGSLVSFNNLSKQFAANDQIKISPNTIQKYLSYFEESFVLSNARRYDIKGSEYFRSPSKYYFADIGLRNARLNFRQIEDNHLTENVIYNELIKRGYNVDVGMVEYEVNKANTRQKRQAEVDFVANLGHKRYYIQYADNINTREKREQETNSLLRIKDNFKKIVVVKDNIIAKHDDNGILYLGLKQFLLEPNAIDI; this is translated from the coding sequence ATGAAAAATATGATAATACCTCGAGATTTTTATTTAAATCAGCTTTTAGATAAAAAAGATAATGGCAGAGTAAAAGTTATAACAGGTATAAGAAGATGTGGAAAATCAGAACTATTATTTACTTTATACAAGGACTATTTATTATCTACAGGGGTTAAAAAAAAGCAAATTATTGCTTTACAACTCGATGGAGATGAAAACATTAAATATAGAGATCCTTTAGCATTAGGTAGTTATATAAGAAAGCAAATAAAAAGTAAAAGTAAAAGATATTATGTTTTTATTGATGAAATTCAATTTTGTTATGCAGTATTTAATCCTTATATAAAAGAAACAGAACCAAGCATTACTTTTATTGATACTGTTTTAGGGTTAATGAAAATACCAAATATTGATTTATATATTACTGGGAGCAATTCAAAAATGTTATCAAGTGAAATTCTTACTCAATTTAGTGATAGAGGAGATCAAATTCATGTTCAGCCATTTTCATTTAGTGAAATCTATCATTTATTTGATAATACACAAGATGCATTAACTCATTATTTAAACTATGGTGGAATGCCTGAAATTTACAAATTAAAAACTGAAGAGCAAAAAGTTCAGCATTTAAAACAACTTTTTAAAACAACTTATATAAGAGATGTACTTTTAAAATATGATATTAAAAATGAAGAACAAATATTAGATAAACTATTAGATTTTGTATCATCAGTTGTAGGTTCTTTAGTTAGTTTTAATAATTTATCAAAACAATTTGCAGCAAATGATCAAATAAAAATATCACCTAATACTATTCAAAAATATTTAAGTTATTTTGAAGAATCTTTTGTTTTATCTAATGCTAGAAGATATGACATAAAAGGTTCAGAATATTTTAGAAGTCCATCTAAATACTATTTTGCAGATATTGGTTTGAGAAACGCTAGATTAAATTTTAGACAAATTGAAGATAATCATTTAACAGAAAATGTTATTTATAACGAGTTAATAAAAAGAGGGTATAATGTGGATGTTGGAATGGTAGAATATGAAGTTAATAAGGCAAATACTAGACAAAAAAGACAAGCTGAAGTTGATTTTGTTGCTAATTTAGGTCATAAAAGATATTACATTCAATATGCAGATAACATTAATACTAGAGAAAAAAGAGAACAAGAAACTAATTCTTTATTAAGAATTAAAGATAATTTTAAAAAGATAGTTGTTGTTAAAGACAATATTATTGCAAAACATGATGATAATGGAATACTTTATTTAGGTTTAAAACAATTCTTATTAGAACCAAATGCAATTGATATTTAA
- the oppA gene encoding oligopeptide ABC transporter substrate-binding protein OppA, which translates to MKKVLGMTLLGSIIATAAASAVSCSVGISLDKILNRKNSNTKVLRELTNYSLANLNSATNNTSNDADIIANLQDVLLAVNNHDHYEGALAEYWDHNKDSDYWKFRLRKNAYWTKIENGKQVKGDLITGQDLFNTFRYVLNKNNLALTTEHFLTKFKHVPQLMDFINKLSDPKYDKSSGQAKPDKLYDSRFNKDLPGDLRTNELRSSYWIDRAILAFNIEPTDEEKAKNLALDLSMSTKQLAKKSFEEGKIVDNGKSKEKNDNSNGLDSSIFDIGFHLSKKISYFESVISYLAFAPIPEIALLYAKDSGQESNIYAGTNYGKPLASKSGYNGLWYSGPYVIQDYFPGSNLNLTKNEFYYNKENVHIEKILYSYVNKADAATRRFLFETGDVSSTRINANDLAGYKKYVGTDESNPVFEGTNVLKQKPTTTWAFGFNFNTKETSIYDDIKLDQEGSLVPTKRRVRTPEEDSILNRAIALKSLRIMTRFVLNRSLYAKFFSEAKDGNNHPVSSQLRNTFTSKYVSTYEDKEKKVLDKNSKQTVADYADFLAKNYYDITKYDDNNKKLNNTNSVSSTPARTRRATPSGSGTSSTSTEEQSWSDWMIKVLQKHNLYEESRLTSWANRFGKVKDKKDLKNTEKVSVYSEGNDAFLENDLLAFTAFLKEDQLQSQNGNDDGTFDLKRDPSKVEFKNPELAKEFGSLIGVYDKDFDPKKDYQNQDSKLSTLYKKINLLKRQVKEDLKNTSGITSNKPITIPFLLDPTGADDFKIKIQRLFGAFNYLVRNKGNGDIDSPFVFDIDKPIDQSAYLKQRRDSKFGLGAFGWSPDYDDPTNYLATLKYGGVYEHIQGWKKLFNGSELNSTNGSNKKGIKLTLKKSDETSEKAFKELKDALQFFTNELTEIDENEVDIYKRYTRLAQLENFYTLSSAIIIPTHTHQADTLPIISYLDEFSKPTWPTGSHARRLVGVRMFDKIVTKEQFKKQKENFDKETLNGYRSVYPKTFDQKSNKNIYFDQFKGNWREEWKKEYEKNKKLNK; encoded by the coding sequence ATGAAAAAAGTCTTAGGTATGACATTGCTAGGTTCTATAATAGCTACTGCTGCAGCTTCAGCTGTAAGTTGTTCAGTTGGAATTAGTTTAGATAAAATTTTAAATAGAAAAAATTCTAACACTAAAGTTTTACGTGAACTTACTAACTATTCTTTAGCTAATTTAAACTCAGCAACAAACAATACTTCAAATGATGCTGATATTATTGCTAATTTACAAGATGTATTATTAGCAGTTAATAATCACGATCATTATGAAGGAGCTTTAGCTGAATATTGAGATCATAATAAAGATAGTGATTATTGAAAATTTAGACTTAGAAAAAATGCTTATTGAACTAAAATTGAAAATGGTAAGCAAGTTAAAGGCGATTTAATCACAGGTCAAGATCTTTTTAATACTTTTAGATATGTTTTAAATAAAAATAACCTAGCATTAACTACTGAGCACTTCCTAACCAAATTTAAACATGTCCCCCAATTGATGGATTTTATAAATAAATTATCTGATCCAAAATATGATAAAAGTAGCGGACAAGCAAAACCTGATAAGTTATATGATTCTCGTTTTAATAAAGATCTTCCTGGTGATTTAAGAACAAATGAATTAAGATCAAGCTATTGAATTGATAGAGCTATTTTAGCGTTCAATATTGAACCAACAGATGAAGAAAAAGCTAAAAATTTAGCTTTAGATTTATCAATGTCAACAAAGCAATTAGCTAAAAAATCATTTGAAGAAGGAAAAATTGTTGATAATGGTAAGTCTAAAGAAAAAAACGATAATTCAAATGGATTAGATTCAAGTATTTTTGATATAGGTTTTCATTTATCTAAAAAAATATCATATTTTGAATCAGTAATTTCTTATTTAGCTTTTGCTCCTATTCCTGAAATTGCACTTCTTTATGCTAAAGATAGTGGACAAGAATCTAATATTTATGCTGGAACTAACTATGGTAAACCTTTAGCAAGTAAATCTGGATATAATGGTTTATGATATTCAGGACCTTATGTTATTCAAGACTATTTCCCAGGTTCAAATTTAAATTTAACTAAAAATGAATTTTATTACAATAAAGAAAATGTTCATATTGAAAAAATTCTTTATAGTTATGTTAATAAAGCTGATGCTGCAACTAGAAGATTTTTATTTGAAACTGGCGATGTTTCTTCAACTAGAATTAATGCAAACGATTTAGCTGGTTATAAAAAATATGTTGGTACAGACGAAAGTAATCCTGTATTTGAAGGAACTAATGTTTTAAAACAAAAACCAACAACTACTTGAGCATTTGGATTTAACTTTAATACTAAAGAAACAAGTATTTATGATGATATTAAACTTGATCAAGAAGGTAGCTTAGTTCCAACAAAAAGAAGAGTTAGAACACCTGAAGAAGATAGCATTTTAAATAGAGCTATTGCTTTAAAATCTTTAAGGATAATGACTAGATTTGTTTTAAATAGATCTTTATATGCTAAGTTTTTCTCAGAAGCTAAAGATGGTAATAATCATCCTGTAAGCTCACAATTAAGAAATACTTTTACAAGTAAGTATGTTTCAACTTATGAAGACAAAGAAAAGAAAGTATTAGATAAAAATTCTAAACAAACAGTTGCTGATTATGCTGATTTTTTAGCAAAAAATTATTATGACATAACTAAATATGATGATAATAATAAAAAACTAAATAATACTAATAGCGTATCTTCTACTCCAGCAAGAACAAGAAGAGCAACACCTAGTGGTTCCGGAACTTCATCTACTTCTACAGAAGAACAATCATGAAGTGATTGAATGATTAAAGTGTTACAAAAACATAACTTATATGAGGAAAGTAGATTAACCAGTTGAGCAAATCGTTTTGGTAAGGTAAAAGATAAAAAAGATTTAAAGAATACTGAAAAAGTAAGTGTATATAGTGAAGGTAATGATGCATTTTTAGAAAATGATTTACTGGCATTTACTGCATTCTTAAAAGAAGATCAATTACAATCACAAAATGGCAATGATGATGGTACTTTTGATTTAAAAAGAGACCCTAGCAAAGTTGAATTTAAAAATCCAGAGTTAGCAAAAGAATTTGGTAGCCTAATCGGAGTTTATGACAAGGACTTTGATCCTAAAAAAGATTATCAAAATCAAGATTCAAAGTTATCTACTTTATATAAAAAAATAAATCTGTTAAAAAGACAAGTAAAAGAAGACTTAAAAAATACTTCAGGTATTACAAGTAACAAGCCTATCACTATTCCTTTCTTATTAGATCCAACAGGAGCAGATGATTTTAAAATTAAAATTCAACGTCTATTTGGAGCATTTAACTATTTAGTTAGAAATAAAGGAAATGGCGATATTGATTCTCCGTTTGTATTTGATATAGATAAACCAATTGATCAATCTGCATATCTAAAACAAAGAAGAGATAGTAAATTTGGTCTAGGTGCATTTGGATGATCTCCAGATTATGATGATCCAACTAACTATTTAGCAACTTTAAAATATGGTGGTGTTTATGAACATATTCAAGGTTGAAAAAAACTATTTAATGGATCTGAATTAAATTCTACAAATGGTTCAAATAAAAAAGGTATTAAATTAACCTTAAAGAAAAGTGATGAAACTTCAGAAAAAGCATTTAAAGAATTAAAAGATGCTTTACAATTCTTCACTAACGAATTAACAGAAATTGATGAAAATGAAGTTGATATATATAAAAGATATACTAGACTAGCTCAACTAGAAAACTTCTATACTTTATCATCAGCCATTATTATTCCTACTCATACTCATCAAGCAGACACATTACCAATAATTTCTTATCTTGATGAATTTTCAAAACCAACTTGACCAACAGGTTCTCATGCAAGAAGATTAGTTGGAGTTAGAATGTTTGACAAAATTGTTACAAAAGAACAATTTAAAAAACAAAAAGAAAATTTTGACAAAGAAACTTTAAATGGTTATAGATCTGTATATCCAAAAACTTTTGATCAAAAATCAAATAAAAATATCTACTTTGATCAATTTAAAGGAAATTGAAGAGAAGAATGAAAAAAAGAGTATGAAAAAAACAAAAAACTAAATAAATAA
- a CDS encoding ATP-binding cassette domain-containing protein produces the protein MIKKKNEAILKVRDLLIEFGNGRNKLKAVKGVTFDVYKGETFGLVGESGSGKTTIGRAIIGIQPVSDGAIYFENKLLRGKSPDVYKINQKIARHLYIMQQNQLTTSLSLNDYSNEFKRVYYKYVQSKFFDFKTQELKDYEDGKSRIIKEGVNLNTTKLVSVKKNANLSIVIQAITDNLKRLLKIIRLQEKAARITKNISKHTSVKVELQDAINKYQDFVHDSILKVKDLENTIYNTLQEMLAIRNNVNEGKYTSVTKFFDEMGSRLKLVIKSQKLITPKLEDASHDQLMNLALTCPKYKNSYYLKKLKQRIDYLNLNNKTELAEEYQSVIQTVENSDFYDNLKTAEIFKSPNKKELKENKKDMQMIFQDPSSSLNERMAVEEIIKEGLDNFPELYSNDEVKKAYQQWFNQKNPENKIAEISEIDKKDIKRFLINQLLETVGLLPEHLSRYPHEFSGGQRQRIGIARALIMKPKFVVADEPISALDVSIRAQIMNLLAKFQKQFDLTYIFIAHDLSVVRFATDRIAVIYRGDIVELAESNELFDLPLHPYTRSLLSAIPLPDPIQESKKVHFVYQPEVEHHDYLVDFPKWVEVSKNHFVYANEREIKAYKKQIKAYKEQLKNK, from the coding sequence ATGATAAAAAAGAAAAATGAAGCAATTTTAAAAGTTCGAGACCTTTTGATTGAATTTGGAAACGGTAGAAATAAATTAAAAGCTGTTAAAGGAGTAACTTTTGATGTTTATAAAGGTGAAACTTTTGGATTAGTTGGTGAATCTGGATCTGGTAAAACTACAATTGGAAGAGCAATTATTGGAATTCAACCAGTAAGTGATGGAGCAATTTATTTTGAAAATAAACTATTAAGAGGTAAATCTCCTGATGTTTATAAAATTAATCAAAAAATTGCAAGACACTTATATATCATGCAACAAAACCAATTAACTACTTCACTTAGTTTAAATGATTATTCTAATGAATTTAAAAGAGTTTATTATAAATATGTTCAATCTAAGTTTTTTGACTTTAAAACTCAAGAATTAAAAGATTATGAAGATGGTAAGTCAAGAATTATTAAAGAAGGGGTTAATTTAAATACAACTAAATTAGTAAGTGTTAAAAAGAATGCTAATTTATCAATTGTTATTCAAGCAATTACTGATAATTTAAAACGTTTATTAAAAATTATTAGATTACAAGAAAAAGCAGCAAGAATTACTAAAAACATTTCAAAACATACAAGTGTTAAAGTAGAATTACAAGATGCAATTAACAAATATCAAGACTTTGTTCATGATTCAATTTTAAAAGTTAAAGATTTAGAAAATACTATTTATAATACTTTACAAGAAATGCTAGCTATTAGAAATAATGTTAATGAAGGTAAATATACTTCAGTAACTAAGTTTTTCGATGAAATGGGTTCAAGATTAAAATTAGTTATTAAAAGTCAAAAACTAATTACTCCTAAACTTGAAGATGCTAGTCATGATCAATTAATGAACTTAGCTTTAACTTGTCCAAAATACAAAAACAGTTATTATTTAAAAAAATTAAAACAAAGAATTGACTATTTAAATTTAAATAATAAAACTGAACTAGCTGAAGAATATCAATCAGTTATACAAACTGTTGAAAATAGTGATTTTTATGATAATTTAAAAACTGCTGAAATTTTTAAATCACCAAATAAAAAAGAACTAAAAGAAAATAAAAAAGACATGCAAATGATCTTTCAAGATCCAAGTTCATCATTAAATGAAAGAATGGCTGTTGAAGAAATCATTAAAGAAGGTTTAGATAACTTTCCTGAACTTTATTCAAATGATGAAGTTAAAAAAGCATATCAACAATGATTTAATCAAAAAAATCCAGAAAATAAAATAGCTGAAATCTCAGAAATTGATAAAAAAGATATCAAGAGATTTTTAATTAACCAATTATTAGAAACTGTTGGATTATTACCTGAACACTTATCAAGATATCCTCATGAGTTTTCTGGTGGTCAACGTCAAAGAATTGGTATTGCAAGAGCTTTAATTATGAAACCTAAATTTGTTGTAGCTGATGAACCAATTTCAGCTTTAGATGTTTCAATTAGAGCTCAAATTATGAACTTATTAGCTAAATTTCAAAAACAATTTGATTTAACTTATATTTTTATTGCTCACGATTTATCAGTTGTAAGATTTGCAACAGATAGAATTGCTGTTATTTATCGTGGTGATATTGTTGAATTAGCTGAATCTAATGAGTTATTTGATTTACCACTACATCCTTATACTAGATCATTATTAAGTGCTATTCCTTTACCAGATCCAATTCAAGAAAGTAAAAAAGTTCACTTTGTTTATCAACCAGAAGTTGAACATCATGATTATTTAGTTGATTTTCCAAAATGAGTAGAAGTTTCTAAAAATCACTTTGTTTATGCTAATGAAAGAGAAATCAAAGCTTATAAAAAACAAATCAAAGCTTATAAAGAACAATTAAAAAATAAATAA
- the oppB gene encoding oligopeptide ABC transporter permease OppB — protein MKSTLKTKQEAFDLNSELLLDDFSLLNETNQQHKVSKWTTFKYWYYDTSANIYKYFVRHPLYGYSFKRILYGLITLLLSIIILYVVIRLITPDTKYLPPDIEKTGLSRAQQDKLLEDRMKRFGVYGPLIPQILTYLKNITPFIPKQIVLGSEVTILQNGNAIIDSSKLITETRWVYLGVTTATTIAEEGSDALSIFLKAMPYSFAIGSVSVLISYALAILIGVRAAKKKGKLFDNVFNGISALLLAIPSIVIIIGTFIFSVAVLGNSGIYNTGSFATRFWPIFAIVVINLPGIATFVRRYIVDEMTVDYAKFALAKGTSSNKTYYVHIFRNAGVRIIRSIPSEIILTVFGSSMIVETQWAIPGMGRLIKESAGGNDFFVFLGFTVLSSFVSIFAKLLADLVHVLLDPRVSLTKD, from the coding sequence ATGAAATCAACATTAAAAACTAAACAAGAAGCGTTTGATTTAAATTCTGAATTGCTTCTTGATGATTTTAGTTTACTTAATGAAACTAATCAACAACATAAAGTAAGTAAATGGACTACTTTTAAATATTGATATTATGATACATCAGCAAATATTTATAAGTATTTTGTAAGACATCCATTATATGGTTATTCATTTAAGCGTATTTTATATGGTTTAATTACTTTATTATTATCGATCATTATTTTATATGTTGTGATACGTTTGATTACTCCGGATACAAAATATCTACCACCAGACATTGAAAAAACTGGTTTATCTAGAGCTCAACAAGATAAGTTATTAGAAGATCGTATGAAACGCTTTGGAGTTTATGGTCCTTTAATTCCACAAATTCTTACATATTTAAAGAACATCACACCATTTATTCCTAAACAAATTGTTTTAGGTTCAGAAGTAACTATTTTACAAAATGGTAATGCAATTATTGATTCATCAAAACTAATTACTGAAACTAGATGAGTTTATTTAGGTGTAACAACAGCTACAACTATTGCTGAAGAAGGTAGTGATGCTTTATCAATATTTTTAAAAGCAATGCCATACTCATTTGCTATTGGTTCAGTTTCAGTTTTAATTAGTTATGCTTTAGCAATTTTAATTGGTGTTAGAGCTGCTAAGAAAAAAGGAAAATTATTTGACAATGTATTTAATGGAATTTCAGCTTTATTATTAGCAATTCCATCAATTGTTATTATTATTGGAACATTTATTTTTTCAGTAGCTGTTTTAGGAAATTCAGGAATTTATAATACAGGAAGTTTTGCAACTAGATTTTGACCTATTTTTGCAATTGTTGTAATTAATTTACCAGGTATTGCTACATTTGTAAGAAGATACATAGTTGATGAAATGACTGTTGATTATGCTAAATTTGCTTTAGCTAAAGGAACTAGTTCAAATAAAACTTATTATGTACATATCTTTAGAAATGCTGGAGTAAGAATTATAAGAAGTATTCCAAGTGAAATTATTTTAACAGTATTTGGATCTTCAATGATTGTTGAAACTCAATGAGCTATTCCTGGAATGGGTAGATTAATTAAAGAATCAGCTGGAGGAAATGACTTTTTTGTATTTTTAGGATTTACAGTTTTATCTTCATTTGTAAGTATTTTTGCAAAATTACTAGCTGATTTAGTTCACGTGTTATTAGATCCAAGAGTAAGTTTAACTAAAGACTAG
- the oppC gene encoding oligopeptide ABC transporter permease OppC yields the protein MKTKQLEQPDFSALLDSEREAFFKRHGLDIYQIDHSLFELVGSQAQTSETIITKPYSYWKAVGKILITSKVFIICSIILLTLLLTSIIVPYGKEAIPLKTPGTSQEHPSMKYWFGLGRNGEDYWIEIWLGLRSSLSFAFVMTFLQLSIGIIMGLIWGYYRKLDILFYQLTSLILVIPQLILIIVIMSVFGIGYWPMILGIVIQAWIGPAFSIRILVLSIRDADYNIASITLGTRSDKIIRKNVLPKILPVLIQVSTFSIPTAIAIESTLAYFDRGFVDGKVNTSLGKILQSIMQSSEWQVYPHLIVLPILFICIISTLFFLVLKVFADSLDPKNHR from the coding sequence ATGAAAACAAAACAATTAGAACAACCAGATTTTTCAGCACTTTTAGATAGTGAAAGAGAAGCGTTTTTTAAAAGACATGGTTTAGATATTTATCAAATAGATCACTCTTTATTTGAATTAGTTGGTTCACAAGCTCAAACTAGTGAAACTATTATTACAAAACCATATAGTTATTGAAAAGCTGTTGGTAAGATTTTAATTACTAGTAAAGTATTTATTATTTGTTCAATTATTCTATTAACTTTATTATTAACTTCAATAATTGTTCCTTATGGAAAAGAAGCAATTCCTTTGAAAACACCTGGTACATCTCAAGAACACCCATCTATGAAATATTGATTTGGACTAGGTAGAAATGGTGAAGATTATTGAATTGAGATTTGATTAGGTCTAAGAAGTAGTTTATCTTTTGCTTTTGTTATGACCTTTTTACAATTATCAATTGGAATTATTATGGGATTAATTTGAGGATATTATAGAAAATTAGATATTCTATTCTACCAATTAACTTCATTAATTCTAGTTATTCCACAACTAATTTTAATTATTGTTATTATGTCAGTATTTGGTATTGGATATTGACCAATGATTTTAGGGATTGTTATTCAAGCTTGAATTGGTCCAGCATTTAGTATTAGAATTTTAGTTTTATCAATTAGAGATGCTGATTATAATATTGCTTCAATTACACTAGGAACTAGATCAGATAAAATTATTAGAAAAAATGTTTTACCAAAAATTTTACCAGTATTAATTCAAGTATCAACATTTTCAATTCCAACAGCAATTGCAATTGAATCAACTCTAGCTTATTTTGATAGAGGATTTGTTGATGGTAAAGTAAATACTTCACTTGGAAAAATTTTACAATCAATCATGCAATCAAGTGAATGACAAGTTTATCCACACTTAATTGTTTTACCAATTTTATTTATTTGTATTATTTCAACTTTATTTTTCTTAGTATTAAAAGTATTTGCTGATTCACTAGATCCAAAAAACCACAGATAG